From one Streptomyces mobaraensis genomic stretch:
- a CDS encoding DUF4232 domain-containing protein, translating to MRKNLIRSATLAATALAGVLSLSACDKGDSGNEASAPAAPSSSTGAAHPAGQASPSQAAPAPAPGGGKGSGSHGTSAEKGAGRPAHSGKAPAPGGKDGADGSGDKKGYGQVCGTNDLAWAAASKSQAGGYIEISVRAKPGITCWLPGVYPVVAIGSDGTEAQPAEQAVGKQIKLSGGTTAYAGLNPKSTNDHSGKELADITVTVSRDSAGDPVGLKVGSTLFDRPEVTNWHSSPQAAVPGIGGQ from the coding sequence ATGCGCAAGAACCTCATCCGCTCGGCCACCCTGGCCGCCACGGCGCTGGCCGGCGTGCTGTCGCTGAGCGCCTGCGACAAGGGTGATTCCGGGAACGAGGCTTCCGCTCCGGCCGCCCCGTCCTCGTCCACCGGCGCGGCACACCCCGCCGGGCAGGCGTCGCCGAGCCAGGCCGCCCCGGCGCCCGCCCCCGGCGGTGGCAAGGGCTCGGGGTCGCACGGCACGTCGGCGGAGAAGGGAGCCGGGAGGCCGGCCCACAGTGGCAAGGCGCCCGCCCCCGGCGGCAAGGACGGCGCGGACGGGAGCGGTGACAAGAAGGGCTACGGGCAGGTCTGCGGCACCAACGACCTGGCCTGGGCCGCCGCCTCCAAGTCCCAGGCCGGCGGCTATATCGAGATATCCGTGCGGGCCAAGCCGGGCATCACCTGTTGGCTCCCCGGCGTGTACCCGGTGGTGGCGATCGGCTCCGACGGCACCGAGGCGCAGCCGGCCGAGCAGGCCGTCGGCAAGCAGATCAAGCTGAGCGGCGGCACCACCGCGTACGCCGGGCTGAACCCCAAGAGCACCAACGACCACTCCGGCAAGGAACTGGCCGACATCACCGTCACGGTGAGCCGGGACTCCGCCGGTGACCCGGTCGGCCTCAAGGTCGGCAGCACGCTGTTCGACCGGCCGGAGGTCACCAACTGGCACTCGTCGCCGCAGGCGGCCGTCCCCGGCATCGGCGGCCAGTAG
- a CDS encoding DUF4097 family beta strand repeat-containing protein, which produces MRSRLRPIAAALLTAAAAVGALSACDLGPMKKSEDDATVSRKISAIRVDGDSGAITLHGKPGTTGAELHRTVHYRDDLPDGPTHRVENGVLVLGGCGEDCSVDYEVTVPAGIPVSGGTSSGSLDLEGVGATHVKSSSGAIELTDVAGPVDVESTSGAVKAHDLKSGPIKAKATSGALDLTLASPQDVDAETSSGSLTITAPAGPYRVTADTDSGSKNISVPQSPSAPHHLNLTTSSGALKVRNG; this is translated from the coding sequence ATGCGTTCCCGCCTCCGTCCGATCGCCGCCGCCCTTCTGACAGCCGCGGCCGCCGTCGGCGCGCTGAGCGCGTGCGACCTGGGCCCGATGAAGAAGTCCGAGGACGACGCCACGGTGTCCCGGAAGATCAGCGCGATCCGCGTCGACGGCGACTCAGGCGCCATCACCCTCCACGGCAAGCCCGGCACCACGGGCGCCGAGCTCCACCGGACCGTCCACTACCGCGACGACCTCCCGGACGGCCCCACCCACCGCGTCGAGAACGGCGTCCTCGTCCTCGGCGGCTGCGGCGAGGACTGCTCGGTCGACTACGAGGTGACCGTCCCCGCCGGGATCCCCGTCAGCGGCGGGACGTCCAGCGGCTCCCTCGACCTGGAGGGCGTGGGCGCGACGCACGTGAAGTCGTCGTCGGGCGCCATCGAACTGACCGACGTCGCGGGCCCGGTCGACGTCGAGTCCACCAGCGGCGCGGTGAAGGCGCACGACCTCAAGTCCGGTCCCATCAAGGCGAAGGCCACCAGCGGCGCCCTCGACCTCACCCTCGCGTCCCCTCAGGACGTCGATGCCGAGACTTCCAGCGGCTCCCTCACCATCACCGCCCCCGCCGGCCCCTACCGCGTCACCGCCGACACCGACAGCGGCTCCAAGAACATATCCGTCCCCCAGTCCCCCTCGGCCCCCCACCACCTGAACCTGACGACGTCCAGCGGCGCTTTGAAGGTCAGGAACGGCTGA
- a CDS encoding alpha/beta hydrolase — MPESETTFRSLDGTTLAGTLTAPDGPDRGLVVLVHGAGVTREEGGFFTRLASGLAAAGFRCLRFDLRGHGASAGRAEDVTIAGVANDIRAACDHLRAGHGPGRAVDVVAASFSGGAAALHSAHRPRDVHRLVLLNPRLDYHDRYATSRPYVTDDYLTPEAAEALDGRGFTEHSPFALGRALLNEVHHLDPASFLRDVQAPALLVHGTNDTFVPVESSRHHLGFFGGPAELLELDGAQHGFAVHDDPAYLHPRSQAWQAEVIERVTAFLTR; from the coding sequence ATGCCCGAGTCGGAGACGACCTTCCGGTCCCTGGACGGCACCACCCTCGCCGGAACGCTGACCGCACCGGACGGACCGGATCGCGGTCTGGTGGTCCTGGTCCACGGAGCCGGGGTGACCCGCGAGGAGGGCGGCTTCTTCACCCGCCTCGCCTCCGGCCTGGCCGCCGCCGGCTTCCGTTGTCTCCGCTTCGACCTCCGCGGCCACGGAGCGAGCGCCGGCCGGGCGGAGGACGTGACCATCGCCGGTGTCGCCAACGACATCCGCGCGGCCTGCGATCATCTACGAGCGGGGCACGGGCCGGGCCGCGCGGTGGACGTCGTCGCCGCGTCGTTCTCGGGTGGCGCGGCGGCGCTCCACTCCGCCCACCGGCCCCGGGACGTCCACCGCCTGGTCCTGCTCAACCCGCGCCTGGACTACCACGACCGGTACGCGACCAGCCGGCCGTACGTCACCGACGACTACCTCACGCCGGAAGCGGCCGAGGCCCTCGACGGCCGGGGCTTCACCGAACACAGCCCGTTCGCCCTCGGCCGGGCCCTCCTGAACGAGGTCCACCACCTCGACCCCGCGAGCTTCCTCCGGGACGTCCAGGCCCCCGCCCTTCTGGTCCACGGGACGAACGACACCTTCGTCCCCGTCGAGTCCTCCCGCCACCATCTGGGATTTTTCGGCGGCCCGGCGGAGCTGCTGGAACTCGACGGAGCACAACACGGCTTCGCCGTGCACGACGATCCCGCGTATCTGCACCCGCGGTCACAGGCGTGGCAGGCCGAAGTCATCGAACGCGTCACCGCCTTCCTCACCCGCTAG